From a region of the Saccharomyces paradoxus chromosome IV, complete sequence genome:
- the RAD28 gene encoding Rad28p (Protein involved in DNA repair~similar to YDR030C), protein MDPFLQYRLGNISLNEFHRRAIQSELERILEDPLPNMKNYRFSKQSSYNLKKGTPLNIGVNCLDIDNTGQVLLGGGDDGSLSIWGLEESLHHNDGGEQELINKRLNYIKRQPHQSDDEPAQVAGYKNKKSRTNDSNAMRLVHSFQTQRNKYRMYRQSNGAVSIPRSHISNKTNSPTGRGEQLSETDPEASISHHKYGITTLRWYKADNGMFFTGSNDRTVKIWDTNRLEAVQDINLGYKINQIDNNVADDSSLLAVASEDYYPRLIDLRTMNSGITTLGMGNQTRMQSEILCCKFNPVREQIIACGDMEGGIKLWDLRMRNRLYLELKRNKNGLKTINNDDDEGQSDVYFSSNQSKAHLRCCSDIVWNSEGSELCSIGMDGKLNIWRPFTEILQPKGMASYFQLGPQDLSRIKYKKRVSQRLLWFDKFLLCITDNGEIEIYNTEEEKLWNKLVYPMVNQVKKNLASHCQFSSMVVQTNMMNSVGLKLFFGTNNNTVSDGGSIFECS, encoded by the coding sequence ATGGATCCATTTTTACAATATAGGTTAGGTAACATTTCATTAAATGAATTTCATAGAAGGGCTATTCAAAGCGAACTAGAGAGGATTCTTGAAGATCCCTTACCAAACATGAAGAACTACCGATTTAGCAAACAATCCAGCTATAATCTAAAGAAAGGCACTCCGTTGAATATAGGCGTCAATTGTCTTGACATTGATAATACTGGTCAAGTATTGTTAGGGGGCGGAGATGATGGCTCTCTTTCCATATGGGGTTTAGAAGAATCATTGCACCATAATGATGGAGGTGAACAGGAATTGATCAATAAAAGATTAAACTATATCAAGCGACAGCCTCACCAGTCTGATGATGAACCTGCTCAAGTGGCGGGTtataagaataaaaaatcacGAACAAACGATAGCAACGCTATGAGATTGGTGCACAGTTTTCAAACacaaagaaataaatatcGAATGTATAGACAGTCTAATGGTGCAGTTTCAATTCCAAGATCGCACATatcaaataaaacaaattcCCCTACCGGGCGTGGTGAGCAGCTATCCGAAACCGATCCAGAAGCTTCCATATCTCACCACAAATATGGCATAACAACTTTAAGATGGTACAAAGCAGATAATGGAATGTTTTTCACTGGATCCAATGATAGAACTGTCAAAATATGGGACACAAACAGACTTGAAGCAGTTCAAGATATAAACCTGGGGtataaaataaatcaaATTGACAATAACGTTGCCGACGACAGTTCTTTGCTTGCGGTTGCAAGTGAAGATTACTACCCGAGATTAATCGACCTGAGAACCATGAATTCAGGGATAACCACGCTCGGAATGGGAAACCAAACACGAATGCAATCTGAAATTTTATGCTGCAAATTCAACCCCGTGAGGGAGCAGATTATTGCATGTGGTGACATGGAGGGTGGAATAAAATTATGGGACTTAAGAATGAGAAACAGATTGTATTTAGAATTgaagagaaataaaaacGGGCTCAAGACTATAAAtaacgatgatgacgagGGCCAAAGCGACGTTTACTTTAGTTCCAATCAATCAAAAGCTCATTTAAGATGTTGTAGTGACATTGTTTGGAACAGTGAGGGTTCAGAACTATGCTCAATTGGCATGGATGgaaaattgaatatttggaGGCCTTTTACGGAAATTTTGCAACCAAAAGGTATGGCTAGTTATTTCCAGTTGGGACCACAGGACCTGAGCCGTatcaaatacaaaaaaagagtttCCCAAAGGCTACTTTGGTTTGACAAGTTTTTACTGTGTATTACTGACAATGgagaaatagaaatatataatacggaagaagagaaacttTGGAACAAGCTCGTATACCCAATGGTTAAtcaagtaaaaaaaaacctgGCGTCGCATTGTCAGTTTAGTTCAATGGTCGTGCAAACAAATATGATGAATTCGGTGGGCCTCAAATTATTCTTTGGaaccaacaacaacacTGTTAGCGATGGAGGTTCCATCTTTGAATGTTCATAA
- the MIX14 gene encoding Mix14p (similar to YDR031W) has protein sequence MSDILDEIVIEDVVANCPQEFLQYHKCIRDNEENPGKCRDGRVTLSTCIREKVPSVKSIMSECNEPMKKYDQCIRENMGTRTINENCLGFLQDLRKCAELQVENKNIKPSINGVNLELIKD, from the coding sequence ATGTCTGATATTTTGGATGAGATTGTTATAGAAGACGTTGTGGCGAATTGCCCACAGGAATTTTTGCAGTATCATAAGTGCATAAGAGATAATGAGGAAAATCCTGGAAAGTGTAGAGATGGAAGAGTGACGTTATCTACATGCATTAGAGAAAAAGTGCCCAGTGTGAAAAGTATCATGAGTGAATGTAATGAgccaatgaagaaatatgATCAATGCATTCGTGAAAATATGGGTACGAGAACTATTAATGAAAACTGTCTAGGATTCTTACAAGATTTAAGGAAATGCGCGGAATTGCAggttgaaaataaaaatatcaagccTTCAATTAATGGAGTAAACTTGGAATTAATCAAAGACTGA
- the PST2 gene encoding flavodoxin-like fold family protein (Protein with similarity to a family of flavodoxin-like proteins~similar to YDR032C): MPRVAIIIYTLYGHVAATAEAEKKGIEAAGGSADIYQVEETLSPEVVKALGGAPKPDYPIATQDTLTEYDAFLFGIPTRFGNFPAQWKAFWDRTGGLWAKGALHGKVAGCFVSTGTGGGNEATIMNSLSTLAHHGIIFVPLGYKNVFAELTNMDEVHGGSPWGAGTIAGSDGSRSPSALELQVHEIQGKTFYETVAKF; this comes from the coding sequence ATGCCAAGAGTAGCTATCATCATTTACACACTATATGGTCACGTTGCTGCCACCGCAGAGGCAGAAAAGAAGGGTATTGAAGCCGCCGGTGGCTCTGCAGACATTTACCAGGTGGAGGAAACTTTGTCCCCGGAAGTTGTCAAGGCCCTTGGCGGTGCCCCAAAGCCAGATTACCCAATTGCCACTCAAGATACATTGACCGAATATGATGCCTTTTTATTTGGTATTCCAACTAGATTCGGTAACTTCCCTGCTCAATGGAAGGCTTTCTGGGACCGTACCGGTGGGTTGTGGGCTAAAGGTGCTCTACATGGTAAGGTCGCCGGTTGTTTCGTCTCCACCGGAACTGGTGGTGGTAATGAAGCCACAATTATGAACTCTCTGTCTACTTTGGCCCACCACGGTATCATTTTTGTCCCATTAGGTTACAAGAATGTTTTTGCCGAATTGACTAATATGGATGAAGTTCATGGTGGTTCACCATGGGGTGCAGGGACCATTGCTGGCAGTGACGGTTCAAGATCTCCTTCTGCTTTGGAACTGCAGGTACACGAAATTCAAGGCAAAACTTTCTATGAAACCGTTGCGAAGTTTTGA
- the MRH1 gene encoding Mrh1p (Protein that localizes primarily to the plasma membrane~similar to YDR033W), with product MSTFETLIKRGGNEAIKINPPTGADFHITSRGSDWFWTCFCCYLLFGLILTFLMFRKPVNDRFFYLTGIAPNFFMCIAYFTMASNLGWIPVRAKYNHVQTSTQKEHPGYRQIFYSRYVGWFLALPWPIIQICMLAGTPFWQMAFNVCITEFFTVCWLIAACVHSTYKWGYYTIGLGAAIVVSISVMTTSYNLVKQRDNDIRLTFLVFFCIIMFLWIIAYPTCFGITDGGNVLQPDSAGIFYGIIDLILMCFIPTLLVPIANHFGADKLGYHFGPSDAEAVMAPKAPVASPRPAATPKLGKDKKKKSKKSKKSKKSKKSEE from the coding sequence atgtCTACCTTTGAAACTTTAATTAAAAGAGGTGGTAACGAAGCCATCAAGATCAACCCTCCAACCGGTGCGGATTTCCACATCACTAGTCGTGGTTCCGATTGGTTCTGGACATGTTTCTGTTGTTACCTATTATTCGGTTTAATTTTAACATTCTTAATGTTCAGAAAACCAGTCAATGACAGATTCTTTTACCTTACCGGTATTGCTCCAAACTTTTTCATGTGTATCGCTTACTTCACCATGGCCTCTAACTTAGGTTGGATTCCTGTCAGGGCTAAGTACAACCATGTCCAAACTTCTACTCAAAAAGAACATCCAGGTTATAGACAAATCTTCTACTCTAGATACGTTGGTTGGTTCTTAGCTTTGCCATGGccaattattcaaatctGTATGCTAGCTGGTACTCCATTTTGGCAAATGGCTTTCAATGTTTGCATTACTGAATTCTTCACTGTTTGTTGGTTGATTGCTGCTTGTGTTCACTCGACCTACAAATGGGGTTACTACACCATCGGTCTTGGTGCTGCTATTGTCGTTAGTATTAGTGTTATGACCACCAGTTACAACTTGGTGAAACAAAGAGATAACGATATCAGATTGACATtccttgttttcttctgcaTTATTATGTTCTTGTGGATTATTGCCTACCCAACTTGTTTCGGTATCACCGACGGTGGTAACGTTTTGCAACCAGATTCTGCCGGTATTTTCTATGGTATCATTGATCTTATTTTGATGTGTTTTATTCCAACCTTATTGGTCCCAATTGCCAACCACTTCGGTGCTGACAAATTAGGATACCACTTTGGACCTAGTGATGCCGAAGCAGTGATGGCTCCAAAAGCTCCAGTTGCTAGCCCAAGACCAGCTGCCACACCAAAATTGGGTAAggacaagaagaagaagtctaagaagagcaagaaaTCTAAGAAGTCCAAGAAGTCTGAAGAATAG
- the LYS14 gene encoding Lys14p (Transcriptional activator involved in regulating lysine biosynthesis~similar to YDR034C), whose product MFESVNLDENSPEDKELVKVLSPPGSYLSPASLDSGSSFTNSGTSASCFEPKNNLPSLSFLNARAGSLGGIFNHKQMTSPSNSNIAGENVESTTNSNDSSDGNAGHSTTSQKDDNGRSSLTPNSAVTSTVTDKKGNTVKRKYSRNGCSECKRRRMKCDETKPTCWQCARLNRQCVYVLNPKNKKRRTSNASRVKEFKKHGASLDNDHHNDRKRQHSSCKAEKKIAVRSNLDDDTTDTKQIKDSAKSVPLDEIESLEIPNFDLTTTMDGYDVNLLMQNLNDMVNMKLHDSYLLNEELKGLDLPDLDIPELLPAPNANSSVPISFLVNNVITFNTKLSSFKLGGIHDKYLKIFYYDCLDSIAPFFQNQGNPLRDILLSFAKNEAYLLSAILATGASIAYRKSNNLEDERNYCAYLSHCLSLLGEQFKNESNVLNRIEPIILTVIMLAWDCIYSMNSQWRSHLKGVTDLFKKISAGNSSKVLNVAKCWFKVMETFASISTVFGGSLIDNNDLDAIFDPYDYQYVDSLKFLNIMTPLNEFNLLRGHKEDFDLVIKEVFKSLNIIRSTEKSYFSKEKGLFTKKLDYLLLSSQTSSEKFKDQISYFNTQKILVEIDKQLDYEFIDKSGIIPSDNQSHPRISNIHDNAIDMVKLKNGEEIAISWYDISHQTQVLSFLLIVLLKLLGMPKESSTIQQVVKKIMSFFKFLDSDSPPQNSRTCYSNFAVLIAGLNAMDEETRAIVKRYYKINGGKFQRLTEHNLNRLEKVWYGKNQNYRLEEQDVLTW is encoded by the coding sequence ATGTTCGAATCTGTCAATTTGGATGAAAATTCTCcagaagataaagaactTGTTAAGGTTTTGTCCCCACCGGGTAGTTATCTTTCTCCAGCTTCACTAGACAGTGGTTCATCGTTCACAAATAGTGGAACTTCGGCTAGCTGCTTTGAACCAAAAAATAATCTACCCTCcttatcatttttaaatGCTAGAGCAGGTTCTTTAGGTGGCATTTTTAATCATAAACAGATGACCTCACCGTCAAATTCGAATATAGCAGGCGAAAATGTAGAATCGACCACAAATAGTAACGACAGCAGTGATGGAAATGCAGGCCATTCCACTACCTCACAAAAAGATGATAATGGACGCTCTTCCTTAACACCGAATTCTGCTGTAACTTCAACTGTTACGGACAAGAAGGGAAATACGGTCAAACGGAAGTATTCCAGAAATGGGTGCTCTGAGTgtaagagaagaagaatgaaATGTGATGAAACCAAACCGACCTGTTGGCAGTGTGCAAGATTGAATCGTCAGTGTGTTTACGTTTTAAACccaaaaaataagaaaagaagaacctCCAACGCTTCAAGAGTAAAGGAATTCAAGAAGCACGGTGCTAGTCTTGATAACGATCATCACAATGATCGCAAGCGTCAGCATTCGTCGTGCAAGgctgagaaaaaaatagcagtACGATCAAATTTAGATGATGATACTACGGACACCAAGCAGATTAAAGATAGTGCTAAGAGCGTACCTCTGGATGAAATAGAATCCCTAGAGATTCCAAACTTTGACCTTACCACCACAATGGATGGATATGATGTTAATTTGCTAATGCAAAACTTGAATGATATGGTTAATATGAAACTTCATGACTCTTATTTATTGAATGAAGAACTGAAAGGATTAGATTTACCCGATTTAGACATTCCTGAACTCTTGCCTGCTCCGAATGCGAACAGTAGCGTACCTATATCCTTTCTGGTGAATAATGTAATAACTTTTAACACAAAACTAAGCTCTTTCAAACTAGGCGGCATTCACGATAAGTATCTAAAGATATTTTACTACGATTGCTTAGACTCAATTgcgcctttttttcaaaaccaaGGAAACCCGTTAAGAGATATCTTGCTTTCATTCGCTAAAAACGAGGCCTATCTTTTATCTGCCATTTTAGCAACAGGAGCATCTATAGCGTATAGAAAGTCTAATAACTTGGAAGATGAGCGGAATTATTGTGCGTATTTGTCACATTGTCTAAGTTTATTGGGGGAACAATTCAAGAATGAGTCAAACGTTTTAAATAGAATAGAACCTATCATTCTAACAGTAATCATGCTTGCGTGGGATTGTATTTATTCTATGAACTCCCAATGGAGGTCTCACCTAAAAGGTGTCACTGAcctttttaaaaaaattagcgCCGGGAACTCCTCAAAAGTCCTGAACGTTGCAAAATGTTGGTTTAAAGTTATGGAAACATTTGCCAGTATAAGTACAGTATTCGGCGGATCTCTaattgataataatgacCTTGATGCGATTTTTGATCCATATGATTACCAATATGTTGACTCATTAAAATTCCTAAATATTATGACTCCATTAAATGAATTCAACCTTTTAAGAGGGCATAAAGAAGATTTCGATCTTGTCATCAAAGAGGTCTTCAAATCACTCAATATAATCAGGTCCACCGAAAAAAGCtatttctcaaaagaaaaaggtttGTTCACCAAGAAATTAGACTATTTGCTTTTATCATCTCAAACTTCATCGGAAAAGTTCAAAGATCAGATATCATATTTCAATACCCAGAAAATTCTTGTGGAAATTGACAAGCAATTAGATTACGAATTTATTGACAAATCGGGTATCATACCTTCAGACAATCAATCACACCCTAGAATTAGTAATATTCATGATAATGCCATCGATATggtgaaattgaagaatggtgaagaaattgcCATCAGTTGGTATGATATTTCTCATCAAACACAagttttatcttttttgttgattGTATTATTGAAGCTTTTAGGTATGCCGAAAGAATCAAGTACCATTCAACAAGtggtcaaaaaaatcatgtctttttttaaatttttagaTAGTGACTCACCGCCGCAAAATTCGAGGACTTGTTATAGTAATTTTGCTGTATTGATAGCTGGTTTAAATGCAATGGACGAAGAAACAAGAGCGATTGTTAAAAGATACTATAAGATTAATGGTGGAAAATTCCAACGACTCACAGAACATAATCTTAACAGGCTAGAGAAGGTCTGGTATGgtaaaaatcaaaattaCAGGTTGGAAGAACAAGACGTCCTAACATGGTAG
- the ARO3 gene encoding 3-deoxy-7-phosphoheptulonate synthase ARO3 (3-deoxy-D-arabino-heptulosonate-7-phosphate (DAHP) synthase~similar to YDR035W), whose protein sequence is MFIKNDHAGDRKRLEDWRIKGYDPLTPPDLLQHEFPISAKGEENIVKARDSVCDILNGKDDRLVIVIGPCSLHDPKAAYDYADRLAKISEKLSKDLLIIMRAYLEKPRTTVGWKGLINDPDMNNSFQINKGLRISREMFIKLVEKLPIAGEMLDTISPQFLSDCFSLGAIGARTTESQLHRELASGLSFPIGFKNGTDGGLQVAIDAMRAAAHEHYFLSVTKPGVTAIVGTEGNKDTFLILRGGKNGTNFDKESVQNTKKQLEKAGLTDDSQKRIMIDCSHGNSNKDFKNQPKVAKCIYDQLTEGENSLCGVMIESNINEGRQDIPKEGGREGLKYGCSVTDACIGWESTEQVLELLAEGVRNRRKALKK, encoded by the coding sequence ATGTTCATTAAAAACGATCACGCCGGTGACAGGAAACGTTTGGAAGACTGGAGAATCAAAGGTTATGATCCATTAACCCCTCCAGATCTGCTTCAACATGAATTTCCAATTTCAGCCAaaggtgaagaaaatattgtcAAAGCAAGAGACTCTGTCTGTGACATTTTAAATGGTAAAGATGACCGTTTAGTTATCGTCATCGGACCATGTTCTCTACATGACCCCAAAGCCGCTTACGATTACGCCGACAGATTGGCtaaaatttcagaaaagTTGTCAAAGGACTTATTAATTATTATGAGAGCATATTTAGAAAAGCCAAGAACTACTGTTGGCTGGAAAGGTTTGATCAACGATCCTGATATGAACAactcttttcaaatcaataaagGTCTACGGATTTCAAGAGAAATGTTCATTAAACtggttgaaaaattaccCATTGCTGGTGAGATGTTGGATACCATTTCTCCACAATTTTTGAGTGACTGTTTCTCCTTGGGTGCCATCGGTGCCAGAACTACTGAATCCCAACTGCACAGAGAATTAGCATCTGGTCTATCTTTCCCTATTGGATTTAAAAACGGTACTGATGGTGGTTTGCAAGTTGCCATCGATGCTATGAGAGCTGCTGCACATGAACATTATTTCCTTTCTGTTACAAAGCCAGGTGTCACTGCTATCGTAGGCACTGAAGGTAACAAGGATACCTTCCTGATCTTGAGAGGTGGTAAGAACGGAACTAACTTCGACAAAGAAAGTGTTCAAAATACCAAGAAACAATTAGAAAAGGCCGGTTTGACTGATGATTCCCAGAAAAGAATTATGATCGATTGTTCCCACGGCAACAGTAATAAAGATTTCAAGAACCAACCAAAGGTTGCCAAATGTATTTATGACCAGCTGACGGAGGGTGAGAATAGTCTCTGTGGTGTTATGATTGAGTCCAACATAAATGAAGGTAGACAAGATATTCCCAAAGAAGGTGGCAGAGAGGGATTGAAGTATGGTTGTTCTGTTACGGATGCTTGTATTGGCTGGGAGTCCACCGAACAGGTATTGGAGCTATTGGCAGAAGGTGTTAGAAACAGAAGAAAggccttgaaaaaatag
- the EHD3 gene encoding mitochondrial 37S ribosomal protein mS47 (3-hydroxyisobutyryl-CoA hydrolase~similar to YDR036C): MLRNTLKCAQLSSKYGFKTTTRTFMTTQPQLNVTDAPPVLFTVQDTARVITLNRPKKLNALNAEMSESMFKTLNEYAKSDTTNLVILKSSNRPRSFCAGGDVATVAIFNFNKEFAKSIKFFTDEYSLNFQIATYLKPIVTFMDGITMGGGVGLSIHTPFRIATENTKWAMPEMDIGFFPDVGSTFALPRIVTLANSNSQMALYLCLTGEVVTGADAYMLGLASHYVSSENLDALQKRLGEISPPFNNDPQSAYFFGMVNESIDEFVSPLPKDYVFKYSNEKLNVIEACFNLSKNGTIEDIMNNLRQYEGSAEGKAFAQEIKTKLLTKSPSSLQIALRLVQENSRDHIESAIKRDLYTAANMCMNQDSLVEFSEATKHKLIDKQKVPYPWTKKEQLFVSQLTSITSPKPSLPMSLLRNTSNVTWTQYPYHSKYQLPTEQEIAAYIEKRTNDDTGAKVTEREVLNHFANVISSRRGKLGIQSLCKIVCERKCEEVNDGLRWK; this comes from the coding sequence ATGCTCAGAAATACGCTAAAATGTGCCCAATTGTCGTCTAAATACGGATTTAAAACTACTACACGTACATTCATGACTACTCAACCCCAGCTAAATGTCACCGACGCACCACCTGTGCTATTTACCGTTCAAGATACAGCTAGAGTTATCACGCTAAATAGGCCCAAAAAGCTCAATGCTTTGAACGCCGAAATGTCAGAATCCATGTTCAAGACTTTGAACGAGTATGCAAAAAGCGATACTACAAACTTAGTCATTTTAAAGTCATCCAACCGACCACGTTCGTTCTGTGCTGGTGGTGATGTAGCTACTGTGGCaatattcaattttaacAAAGAATTTGCCAAGtccatcaaattttttactgatgaatattctttgaattttcaaatagCAACTTACTTGAAACCAATTGTTACCTTCATGGACGGTATCACCATGGGTGGCGGCGTTGGTCTATCCATTCACACGCCCTTTAGAATTGCTACAGAAAACACCAAATGGGCCATGCCCGAGATGGACATTGGTTTTTTTCCAGATGTAGGCTCAACTTTTGCTCTCCCTAGAATCGTGACATTGGCTAACTCAAACTCACAAATGGCCCTGTATCTATGTCTTACAGGAGAAGTAGTCACAGGAGCAGACGCTTATATGCTCGGCTTAGCGTCTCATTACGTCAGTAGTGAAAATTTAGATGCTTTGCAGAAAAGATTAGGTGAAATTAGCCCCCCTTTTAATAACGATCCACAGTCTGCATACTTCTTCGGAATGGTTAACGAATCCATCGACGAATTCGTATCACCATTACCAAAAGATTATGTTTTCAAGTATTCTAACGAGAAATTAAACGTTATTGAAGCCTGTTTTAACTTATCTAAAAATGGTACTATTGAAGACATAATGAATAACTTACGTCAATATGAAGGTTCTGCGGAAGGTAAGGCTTTCGCACAAGAAATCAAAACGAAATTGTTAACCAAGTCACCATCCTCTCTTCAAATCGCCTTGAGATTGGTGCAAGAGAATTCCAGAGATCACATAGAATCTGCTATCAAAAGAGACTTATACACAGCAGCTAACATGTGCATGAACCAGGACTCTTTGGTGGAATTCTCTGAAGCCACAAAGCATAAACTTATTGATAAACAAAAGGTCCCGTATCCATGGACAAAGAAGGAACAGTTATTTGTATCTCAGTTGACATCTATCACATCTCCTAAACCATCGCTACCAATGTCATTACTAAGAAATACCTCGAATGTTACTTGGACTCAATATCCCTACCATTCTAAATACCAATTGCCTACAGAACAGGAAATCGCTGCGtatattgaaaagagaacGAATGATGACACTGGCGCCAAAGTTACCGAAAGAGAAGTACTAAATCACTTTGCCAATGTGATTTCTTCTAGAAGAGGGAAACTGGGTATCCAATCGCTATGTAAAATTGTTtgtgaaagaaaatgtgAAGAAGTTAACGATGGCTTAAGATGGAAATAA
- the KRS1 gene encoding lysine--tRNA ligase KRS1 (Lysyl-tRNA synthetase~similar to YDR037W), with amino-acid sequence MSQQDNVKAAAEGVANLHLDEATGEMVSKSELKKRIKQRQVEAKKAAKKAAAQPKPASKKKTDLFADLDPSQYFETRSRQIQELRKTHEPNPYPHKFHVSISNPEFLAKYAHLKKGETLPEEKVSIAGRIHAKRESGSKLKFYVLHGDGVEVQLMSQLQDYCDPDSYEKDHDLLKRGDIVGVEGYVGRTQPKKGGEGEVSVFVSRVQLLTPCLHMLPADHFGFKDQETRYRKRYLDLIMNKDARNRFITRSEIIRYIRRFLDQRKFIEVETPMMNVIAGGATAKPFITHHNDLDMDMYMRIAPELFLKQLVVGGLDRVYEIGRQFRNEGIDMTHNPEFTTCEFYQAYADVYDLMDMTELMFSEMVKEITGSYIIKYHPDPADPAKELELNFSRPWKRINMIEELEKVFNVKFPSGDQLHTAETGEFLKKVLVDNKLECPPPLTNARMLDKLVGELEDTCINPTFIFGHPQMMSPLAKYSRDQPGLCERFEVFVATKEICNAYTELNDPFDQRARFEEQARQKDQGDDEAQLVDETFCNALEYGLPPTGGWGCGIDRLAMFLTDSNTIREVLLFPTLKPDVLREEVKKEEEN; translated from the coding sequence ATGTCTCAACAAGATAATGTCAAAGCCGCCGCTGAAGGTGTTGCTAACCTACATCTCGACGAAGCTACCGGGGAAATGGTCTCCAAGTCTGAATTGAAGAAGCGTATCAAGCAAAGACAAGTCGAAGCTAAAAAGGCCGCCAAAAAGGCTGCCGCTCAACCAAAGCCGgcttccaaaaaaaaaacagattTGTTCGCTGACCTGGATCCATCGCAATATTTCGAAACAAGATCTCGCCAAATCCAAGAATTGAGAAAGACTCACGAACCAAATCCATACCCACACAAGTTTCACGTTTCTATATCCAATCCTGAGTTCTTGGCCAAATATGcgcatttgaaaaaaggtGAAACCTTACCTGAAGAGAAGGTTTCAATTGCTGGTAGAATTCATGCCAAAAGAGAATCTGGCTCCAAATTGAAATTCTATGTTCTTCACGGTGATGGTGTTGAAGTTCAATTGATGTCCCAATTGCAGGACTACTGCGACCCAGACTCTTACGAAAAGGATCACGaccttttgaaaaggggTGATATCGTTGGTGTCGAGGGTTACGTCGGAAGAACTCAACCAAAGAAAGGTGGTGAAGGTGAAGTTTCCGTCTTCGTTAGCAGAGTGCAATTATTGACACCATGTTTGCACATGTTACCTGCCGACCACTTTGGTTTCAAAGACCAGGAAACCAGATACAGAAAGCGTTATTTGGATTTGATCATGAACAAAGACGCCAGAAACCGTTTTATTACCCGTTCTGAAATTATCCGTTACATCAGAAGATTTTTGGACCAAAGAAAGTTTATTGAAGTAGAAACTCCAATGATGAACGTTATTGCTGGTGGTGCTACCGCTAAGCCATTTATTACCCACCATAATGACCTTGATATGGACATGTACATGAGAATTGCTCCAGAATTGTTCTTAAAACAATTGGTTGTCGGTGGTTTGGATCGTGTTTACGAAATTGGTAGACAATTCAGAAATGAAGGTATCGATATGACACATAATCCAGAATTCACCACTTGTGAGTTTTATCAAGCCTACGCTGATGTTTATGATTTGATGGATATGACTGAATTGATGTTTTCAGAAATGGTCAAGGAGATCACTGGTTCttatattatcaaataCCATCCGGACCCTGCTGATCCAGCCAAAGAACTAGAATTGAACTTTTCTAGACCATGGAAGAGAATCAACATGattgaagaattagaaaaggTATTCAACGTTAAGTTCCCATCTGGTGATCAATTACATACAGCTGAGACTggtgaatttttgaaaaaggttCTTGTCGACAACAAATTAGAATGTCCACCTCCACTAACTAATGCTCGTATGTTAGATAAGCTTGTCGGTGAATTAGAAGATACATGTATCAACCcaactttcatttttggcCACCCTCAAATGATGTCTCCATTAGCCAAGTACTCAAGAGATCAACCGGGTCTATGTGAGCGTTTCGAGGTCTTTGTAGCTACAAAGGAAATTTGTAATGCCTACACTGAATTGAACGATCCATTTGACCAAAGGGCACGTTTCGAAGAACAAGCTAGACAAAAGGATCAAGGTGACGACGAAGCTCAATTAGTCGATGAAACCTTCTGTAATGCTCTAGAATACGGTTTACCACCAACTGGTGGTTGGGGTTGTGGTATTGATAGACTGGCCATGTTCTTGACCGACTCCAACACCATTAGAGAAGTCTTATTGTTCCCAACTTTGAAGCCTGATGTTTTGAGAGAGGAAgtcaaaaaggaagaagaaaattaa